One Streptomyces sp. NBC_01237 genomic region harbors:
- the rbfA gene encoding 30S ribosome-binding factor RbfA, with translation MTDNARARKLADRIQVVVAETLDRRIKDPRLGFVTITDARVTGDLREATVFYTVYGDDEERAASAAALESAKGVLRSEVGRQTGVRFTPTLAFVPDALPDNARTIEDLLDKARAKDAAVREVSTGAKYAGDADPYRKPEDEDEAAGAEGSDEPERPSGNEGSASA, from the coding sequence GTGACCGACAACGCGCGGGCCCGCAAGCTGGCCGATCGCATCCAGGTCGTGGTCGCGGAGACCCTGGACCGGCGTATCAAGGATCCGCGGCTCGGATTCGTGACGATCACGGACGCCCGTGTCACCGGCGACCTGCGGGAGGCCACGGTCTTCTACACGGTCTACGGCGACGACGAGGAGCGCGCGGCCTCCGCCGCGGCGCTGGAGAGCGCCAAGGGCGTCCTGCGCTCCGAGGTCGGCCGGCAGACCGGGGTCCGGTTCACACCGACCCTGGCCTTCGTCCCGGACGCCCTGCCGGACAACGCCCGCACCATCGAGGACCTCCTCGACAAGGCGCGGGCCAAGGACGCCGCGGTGCGCGAGGTGTCGACCGGCGCGAAGTACGCGGGCGACGCCGACCCGTACCGCAAGCCGGAGGACGAGGACGAGGCCGCCGGGGCCGAGGGGTCCGACGAGCCCGAGCGCCCCAGTGGGAACGAGGGCTCGGCCTCCGCATGA
- a CDS encoding DUF503 domain-containing protein, whose protein sequence is MYVGTLSFDLLLGDVRSLKEKRSIVRPIVAELQRKFAVSAAETGGQDLHRRAEIGLAVVSGDTGHLTDVLDRCERLIAARPEVELLSVRRRLHSDED, encoded by the coding sequence ATGTATGTGGGGACACTGTCCTTCGATCTGCTCCTCGGCGACGTACGGTCGTTGAAGGAGAAACGCTCCATCGTCCGTCCGATCGTCGCCGAGCTGCAACGCAAGTTCGCGGTGAGTGCGGCGGAGACGGGCGGGCAGGATCTCCATCGCAGGGCCGAGATCGGTCTTGCCGTGGTCTCCGGGGACACCGGACACCTCACAGATGTACTGGACCGGTGCGAGCGGCTGATCGCCGCGCGTCCCGAGGTGGAGCTGCTGTCGGTTCGACGGCGGCTGCACAGTGACGAAGACTGA
- a CDS encoding serine protease, translating to MGSGDRSKLVRICDQAGRPRGTGFVADDRGTVVTSHRAVSSDVPLVLHGSDGRTCPVGSDGITALPALGLALVRTGGPEALGTDPLPIAARDRIEAGTYVRIAAHGWREARVLGTAPATYTADGRGHPVGAALELALGTDGRDALRSGGAAVGGPVTDPRTGAVLGVLCTALRAAHEAAGLALPLAPGSGGEFDALLRRNAMSVPGYGPDLNLAGALQLTATSVGSAGGTGAPTERVERDEVRAEFTAFEDGTGTVLGLVGAPGTGRTTELAALAARRAGGEEPALTLWLRGADLLADDTSVAEAVARTLARSARIVTAAGARGDMGTATPERVAALAVAAGHPLLVVLDGPEEMPPLLAHRLAEWTAGTADWLRHHGARLVVACRPEHWERAGSFHPPDTLHRPARPARGLPPALRLGDLTASEAERARERHGLPAGALAPGHDRHPLTLRLLAEVRAALPPDVAGLPDTEDVFGAHLDLMCVRVAVRIAAAADPQPRGTAVRRLAARVAGQVHEAARRCLGPGQGELDRAAFEEIFPWRTGWASAVLTEGLLVPAGAGYRFAHEELGDWVQGAHLDLDAALRSLVHRWHTGEEPTASAAPAGPVGAAPVVSGQGPLPRPRRSRQSQPRQQSQPRRQSQQPRSLEQFRESRSVGSPQQLHRPPLLQVPHQPQALQESPASLETPEPRSLPVPRHRIGPVIQAMLLLGRRQGASALAHRMADLIEALDRLSRDDGRTRADEDAGWWAAHLLGQSLLEVPDARPYLGVLRVLAGRITRRSAAGAGPAGLGAYTEFGPWFWRRLRLPEEDRIDLLRRLVPADGIPRADGDERYLDAVARRLALDPPTVQRLLCRWFTDERPLPAGQDVPLRPTVAAAAQALLYARRDLAVDELTDALVVTPHPRAAELLAALAEDEPAALCRAVERWARDEDRPARRPAAAHYAVQLAERTLADTDRALLRATALTLLARRCDDALHGPALTLLVRDPETRDRYLAEALRVFAAGDPRLPVALLAEVFPARPEPVLAALRTRLVRPGDGAGEVLRELAALDAPALALHAAGLVRTYIDSHPDDGTYAGEYVDLRLEHGPAARALLLPLVTGLLRDRPVPPAVRGALARVFAGPASTASRPLRAELLEVLLEFEQDRGRDPEVLDALLRAAAAGSGQRPEVRTRALVHRTGMLLVRTPEGAARFDRSLVELARDVPGFAALVIGWLADAPQEWAAVVGPSARRTVEALKASRPAIPMPMQAAGREHGSLRPA from the coding sequence ATGGGCAGCGGGGACCGGTCGAAGCTGGTAAGAATCTGCGATCAGGCCGGCCGGCCGAGAGGTACCGGATTCGTCGCGGACGATCGCGGGACGGTCGTCACCAGTCACCGGGCGGTCTCCTCCGACGTGCCTCTGGTGCTCCACGGGAGCGACGGCCGCACCTGTCCCGTCGGGTCCGACGGCATCACCGCACTGCCCGCGCTCGGTCTCGCCCTGGTGCGCACCGGCGGACCGGAGGCGCTCGGCACCGACCCGCTCCCCATCGCCGCACGGGACCGGATCGAGGCCGGGACGTACGTCCGCATCGCCGCGCACGGCTGGCGCGAGGCCCGGGTGCTCGGTACGGCCCCCGCCACCTACACCGCGGACGGCCGCGGCCACCCGGTCGGGGCGGCGCTGGAACTGGCCCTCGGCACGGACGGGCGCGACGCGCTGCGCTCGGGCGGGGCGGCCGTCGGCGGCCCGGTGACCGACCCCCGGACCGGTGCGGTCCTCGGCGTGCTCTGCACCGCCCTGCGCGCCGCCCACGAGGCGGCCGGGCTCGCCCTGCCGCTCGCCCCCGGCTCCGGCGGCGAGTTCGACGCCCTGCTGCGGCGCAACGCGATGAGCGTCCCCGGCTACGGACCCGACCTCAACCTCGCCGGTGCCCTCCAGCTCACCGCGACCTCGGTCGGCTCGGCGGGCGGTACGGGCGCCCCCACCGAACGGGTGGAGCGGGACGAGGTCCGGGCGGAGTTCACCGCCTTCGAGGACGGTACGGGGACGGTCCTGGGCCTCGTCGGGGCGCCCGGCACCGGGCGCACCACCGAGCTGGCCGCCCTGGCCGCCCGCCGTGCCGGTGGTGAGGAGCCCGCGCTCACCCTGTGGCTGCGCGGCGCCGATCTGCTGGCCGACGACACCTCCGTCGCCGAAGCCGTCGCCCGTACCCTCGCCAGGTCCGCACGGATCGTCACGGCCGCCGGGGCCCGGGGGGACATGGGGACGGCCACCCCCGAGCGGGTGGCCGCGCTGGCCGTGGCGGCGGGACACCCGCTGCTCGTCGTGCTGGACGGCCCCGAGGAGATGCCCCCGCTGCTGGCCCACCGGCTCGCCGAGTGGACGGCGGGCACGGCCGACTGGCTGCGCCACCACGGGGCACGGCTCGTCGTCGCCTGCCGCCCCGAGCACTGGGAGCGGGCCGGGTCGTTCCACCCGCCGGACACCCTGCACCGCCCCGCGCGGCCCGCCCGGGGACTGCCTCCCGCGCTGCGTCTGGGCGACCTGACCGCGAGCGAGGCCGAGCGGGCCCGGGAGCGCCACGGCCTCCCCGCCGGAGCCCTCGCCCCCGGCCACGACCGGCACCCGCTCACGCTCCGGCTGCTCGCCGAGGTGCGCGCGGCGCTGCCCCCGGACGTGGCGGGCCTGCCCGACACCGAGGACGTCTTCGGCGCCCACCTCGACCTCATGTGCGTCCGCGTCGCGGTCCGGATCGCGGCGGCGGCCGACCCGCAGCCCCGTGGCACCGCCGTACGCAGGCTGGCCGCCCGGGTGGCCGGGCAGGTCCACGAGGCGGCCCGGCGCTGTCTCGGGCCGGGCCAGGGGGAGCTGGACCGGGCGGCGTTCGAGGAGATCTTCCCCTGGCGCACCGGCTGGGCCTCGGCGGTTCTCACCGAGGGCCTCCTGGTTCCGGCGGGCGCGGGCTACCGCTTCGCCCACGAGGAGCTGGGGGACTGGGTGCAGGGCGCGCACCTCGACCTGGACGCGGCGCTGCGGTCGCTGGTCCACCGCTGGCACACGGGGGAGGAGCCGACAGCCTCGGCGGCCCCGGCGGGCCCGGTCGGCGCGGCGCCGGTGGTCTCCGGGCAGGGGCCTCTGCCGCGGCCCCGGCGGTCACGGCAGTCCCAGCCCCGTCAGCAGTCCCAGCCCCGCCGTCAGTCCCAGCAGCCCCGGTCTCTTGAGCAGTTCCGTGAGTCGCGGTCGGTGGGGTCGCCACAGCAGCTTCATCGGCCCCCATTGCTCCAAGTGCCTCACCAGCCCCAGGCCCTTCAGGAGTCCCCGGCGTCCCTGGAGACGCCGGAGCCCCGGAGCCTGCCCGTGCCGAGGCATCGCATCGGACCGGTGATCCAGGCGATGCTGCTGCTCGGCCGCCGCCAGGGCGCCTCCGCGCTGGCGCACCGGATGGCCGACCTGATCGAGGCGCTGGACCGGCTCTCCCGTGACGACGGGCGGACGCGGGCGGACGAGGACGCGGGCTGGTGGGCCGCCCACCTCCTGGGCCAGTCACTGCTCGAAGTGCCCGACGCCCGCCCCTATCTGGGCGTACTGCGGGTGCTCGCCGGACGGATCACCCGGCGGTCCGCCGCCGGGGCGGGCCCGGCCGGGCTGGGGGCCTACACGGAGTTCGGGCCCTGGTTCTGGCGGCGGCTGCGGCTGCCCGAGGAGGACCGGATCGACCTGCTGCGGCGGCTGGTGCCCGCCGACGGAATCCCGCGCGCCGACGGGGACGAGCGGTATCTGGACGCCGTGGCCCGGCGGCTCGCCCTCGACCCGCCCACCGTGCAGCGGCTGCTGTGCCGCTGGTTCACCGACGAGCGCCCGCTGCCGGCCGGACAGGACGTGCCCCTGCGTCCCACGGTGGCCGCCGCCGCACAGGCTCTCCTGTACGCCCGCCGGGACCTGGCCGTGGACGAGCTGACCGACGCCCTCGTGGTGACGCCCCATCCGCGCGCCGCCGAACTCCTCGCCGCACTGGCCGAGGACGAGCCCGCCGCGCTCTGCCGGGCCGTGGAGCGCTGGGCGCGCGACGAGGACCGGCCGGCCCGGCGCCCGGCGGCCGCGCACTACGCCGTGCAGCTCGCGGAGCGCACCCTCGCCGACACCGACCGGGCCCTCCTGCGCGCCACTGCCCTCACCCTGCTGGCCCGCCGCTGCGACGACGCCCTGCACGGCCCGGCGCTCACCCTTCTCGTCCGGGACCCGGAGACCCGGGACCGGTATCTCGCCGAGGCCCTGCGGGTCTTCGCAGCCGGGGATCCCCGGCTGCCGGTGGCGCTGCTGGCCGAGGTGTTCCCGGCCCGCCCGGAGCCGGTGCTCGCCGCCCTGCGTACCCGGCTGGTCCGGCCCGGTGACGGCGCGGGCGAGGTGCTGCGGGAGCTGGCCGCGCTGGACGCGCCCGCCCTGGCGCTGCACGCCGCGGGGCTGGTACGGACGTACATCGACAGCCACCCCGACGACGGCACGTACGCCGGTGAGTACGTTGACCTGCGGCTGGAGCACGGCCCCGCCGCCCGTGCCCTGCTGCTGCCCCTGGTGACGGGACTGCTGCGGGACCGCCCCGTACCGCCCGCCGTGCGCGGCGCACTCGCCCGGGTGTTCGCGGGGCCCGCAAGCACCGCCTCCAGGCCGCTGCGGGCCGAGCTGCTGGAGGTCCTGCTGGAGTTCGAGCAGGACCGGGGGCGGGACCCGGAGGTGCTCGACGCGCTGCTGCGGGCCGCCGCGGCGGGGTCGGGCCAACGGCCGGAAGTACGGACGAGGGCGCTGGTGCACCGCACCGGAATGCTCCTGGTGCGGACCCCGGAGGGTGCGGCACGCTTCGACCGGAGCCTCGTCGAGCTCGCTCGTGACGTGCCCGGTTTCGCCGCGCTGGTCATCGGCTGGCTGGCCGACGCCCCGCAGGAGTGGGCGGCGGTCGTGGGCCCGAGCGCGCGGCGGACGGTGGAGGCGCTGAAGGCATCACGGCCCGCGATCCCGATGCCGATGCAGGCCGCGGGACGTGAGCATGGCAGTCTTAGACCTGCGTAA
- a CDS encoding bifunctional riboflavin kinase/FAD synthetase produces MQRWRGLEDIPQDWGRSVVTIGSYDGVHRGHQLIIGRAVERARELGVPSVVVTFDPHPSEVVRPGSHPPLLAPHHRRAELMAELGVDAVLILPFTTEFSKLSPTDFIVKVLVDKLHAQAVIEGPNFRFGHKAAGNVALLTELGATYDYTVEVIDLYVSGAAGGGQPFSSTLTRRLVAEGDVAGAAEILGRPHRVEGIVVRGAQRGRELGFPTANVETLPHTAIPADGVYAGWLHVNGEAMPAAISVGTNPQFDATERTVEAYAIDRVGLDLYGLHVAVDFLAYVRGMLKFDSVDDLLVAMAADVKRCSELIVAYGRTV; encoded by the coding sequence GTGCAGCGCTGGCGTGGCTTGGAGGACATCCCCCAGGACTGGGGACGCAGCGTCGTCACCATCGGCTCCTACGACGGTGTGCACCGCGGACACCAGCTGATCATCGGCCGGGCCGTGGAACGGGCGCGCGAGCTGGGCGTTCCGTCCGTCGTCGTGACCTTCGACCCGCATCCCAGCGAGGTCGTCCGCCCCGGCAGCCACCCGCCGCTGCTCGCCCCGCACCACAGGCGTGCCGAGCTGATGGCGGAGCTGGGCGTGGACGCGGTGCTGATCCTGCCGTTCACGACCGAGTTCTCGAAGCTGTCGCCCACCGACTTCATCGTGAAGGTGCTGGTCGACAAGTTGCACGCACAGGCCGTCATCGAGGGGCCGAACTTCCGTTTCGGCCACAAGGCGGCGGGGAACGTGGCGCTGCTCACCGAGCTGGGCGCCACCTATGACTACACCGTCGAGGTCATCGACCTCTATGTGAGCGGTGCGGCGGGCGGCGGTCAGCCGTTCTCCTCCACGCTCACCCGCCGTCTGGTCGCCGAGGGCGACGTGGCGGGCGCCGCCGAGATCCTCGGCCGGCCGCACCGGGTCGAGGGCATCGTGGTCCGCGGCGCGCAGCGCGGCCGTGAGCTGGGTTTCCCCACGGCGAACGTGGAGACCCTGCCGCACACCGCGATCCCCGCCGACGGCGTCTACGCGGGCTGGCTGCACGTGAACGGTGAGGCGATGCCCGCCGCGATCTCCGTGGGCACGAACCCGCAGTTCGACGCCACCGAGCGGACCGTCGAGGCGTACGCGATCGACCGGGTGGGCCTGGATCTGTACGGGCTGCACGTGGCCGTGGACTTCCTCGCGTACGTACGCGGCATGCTGAAGTTCGACTCGGTCGACGACCTCCTGGTGGCGATGGCCGCCGACGTGAAGCGTTGCAGCGAGCTGATCGTGGCGTACGGCCGCACCGTCTGA
- a CDS encoding YlxR family protein, which yields MSGRTQARACPERTCVGCRERVAKSELLRIVVDEGVCVPDPRGTLPGRGAYVHPASVCLDLAVRRRAFPRAFKAKGPFDSAALQRFVERVTP from the coding sequence GTGTCTGGCCGGACGCAAGCCCGCGCTTGCCCCGAGCGAACCTGTGTGGGATGCCGGGAGCGAGTGGCCAAGAGCGAGCTGTTGCGCATCGTGGTGGACGAGGGAGTATGCGTCCCTGATCCACGCGGTACGCTGCCCGGCCGGGGTGCTTATGTGCACCCCGCATCTGTCTGTCTCGACCTGGCGGTTCGCCGCCGGGCATTCCCCCGGGCCTTCAAGGCCAAGGGGCCGTTCGACTCCGCCGCACTGCAGCGGTTCGTCGAGCGGGTGACACCGTAG
- the infB gene encoding translation initiation factor IF-2, producing the protein MAKVRVYELAKEFGVESKVVMAKLQELGEFVRSASSTIEAPVVRKLTDALQGPGGNAGKSAAKPGAPRKAAPVKPAAPSPAAAARPAAPKPGAPAPKPAAAEAPASSTPASTAPAAPSAPSSGPRPGPKPAPKPAPVTPVPAAEFSAPAPAQQAAPAQQQAPRPAGATPGPRPASRPAPAGGQRDGGRDGGQREGGQRDGGRGGERGGDRPARPAGQGAPRPGGARPAGPRPGNNPFTSGGSTGMARPQAPRPGGAPRPGGGQERPGAPRPQGGPGGAPRPQGQGGARPSPGGMPRPQAPRPGGAPSGNRPNPGMMPQRPAAGPRPGGGPGGGRGPGGGGGRPGGGGGAGRPGGGGFAGRPAGPGGGGGGFAGRPGGPGGGGGAGRPGGGGGFGGRPGFGGRPGGPGGRGGTQGAFGRPGGPARRGRKSKRQRRQEYEAMQAPSVGGVMLPRGNGQAVRLSRGASLTDFAEKINANPASLVAVMMNLGEMVTATQSVSDETLRLLADEMNYVLEIVSPEEEDRELLESFDIEFGEDEGGEEALVSRPPVVTVMGHVDHGKTRLLDAIRKTNVVAGEAGGITQHIGAYQVSSEVNGEDRRITFIDTPGHEAFTAMRARGAKSTDIAILVVAANDGVMPQTIEALNHAKAAEVPIVVAVNKIDVEGADPTKVRGQLTEFGLVAEEYGGDTMFVDISAKQGLNIEALLEAVVLTADASLDLRANPEQDAQGIAIESHLDRGRGAVATVLVQRGTLRVGDTMVVGDAYGRVRAMLDDKGENVEEAGPSTPVLVLGLTNVPGAGDNFLVVDEDRTARQIAEKRAARERNANFARKGVRFSLENLDEALKAGLVQELNLIIKGDASGSVEALESSLLQLDVGEEVDIRVLHRGVGAVTESDIDLATGSDAIVIGFNVRAAGRAAQMAEREGVDVRYYSVIYQAIEEIEAALKGMLKPEYEEVELGTAEIREIFRSSKLGNIAGVLVRSGEVKRNTKARLLRDGKVIAESLNISGLRRFKDDVTEIREGFEGGINLGNFNDIKIDDVIATYEMREKPRG; encoded by the coding sequence GTGGCTAAGGTCCGGGTATACGAACTCGCCAAGGAGTTCGGCGTCGAGAGCAAGGTCGTCATGGCCAAGCTCCAAGAACTCGGTGAATTCGTCCGTTCGGCGTCCTCGACGATCGAGGCGCCGGTTGTACGCAAGTTGACTGACGCACTGCAGGGGCCCGGCGGCAACGCCGGCAAGTCCGCTGCCAAGCCCGGCGCGCCCCGCAAGGCCGCGCCCGTAAAGCCCGCAGCGCCCTCCCCGGCCGCCGCGGCACGTCCCGCTGCCCCGAAGCCCGGCGCCCCGGCTCCCAAGCCGGCCGCGGCCGAGGCCCCGGCGAGCAGCACCCCCGCGAGCACCGCACCGGCAGCGCCTTCCGCGCCGTCGTCCGGCCCGCGTCCGGGCCCGAAGCCCGCGCCCAAGCCCGCCCCGGTGACTCCGGTCCCCGCTGCCGAGTTCTCGGCACCGGCTCCGGCTCAGCAGGCCGCGCCCGCGCAGCAGCAGGCCCCCCGCCCCGCAGGCGCCACCCCCGGCCCGCGTCCCGCCTCCCGTCCGGCTCCGGCCGGCGGTCAGCGTGACGGCGGCCGCGACGGTGGTCAGCGTGAGGGCGGTCAGCGTGACGGCGGCCGCGGTGGCGAGCGTGGCGGCGACCGCCCCGCACGTCCCGCCGGCCAGGGCGCCCCGCGCCCCGGTGGCGCACGTCCGGCGGGTCCCCGTCCGGGCAACAACCCCTTCACCTCCGGTGGCTCCACCGGCATGGCGCGTCCCCAGGCCCCCCGGCCCGGTGGCGCCCCGCGCCCCGGTGGCGGTCAGGAGCGCCCCGGCGCCCCGCGTCCGCAGGGCGGCCCCGGTGGCGCCCCGCGCCCGCAGGGTCAGGGTGGCGCACGTCCGAGCCCCGGCGGCATGCCCCGTCCGCAGGCTCCCCGTCCGGGCGGTGCCCCGTCCGGTAACCGTCCGAACCCCGGCATGATGCCGCAGCGTCCCGCTGCGGGTCCGCGTCCCGGCGGTGGCCCCGGCGGTGGCCGCGGTCCCGGTGGCGGCGGCGGTCGTCCCGGTGGCGGTGGCGGCGCTGGCCGTCCCGGTGGCGGCGGCTTCGCAGGCCGTCCGGCCGGTCCCGGTGGCGGTGGCGGCGGCTTCGCCGGTCGTCCCGGTGGTCCCGGTGGCGGTGGCGGCGCAGGCCGTCCCGGTGGTGGCGGCGGCTTCGGCGGTCGTCCCGGCTTCGGTGGACGTCCCGGCGGCCCCGGTGGCCGTGGTGGCACACAGGGTGCGTTCGGCCGTCCCGGCGGTCCGGCGCGTCGTGGTCGCAAGTCGAAGCGGCAGAGGCGCCAGGAGTACGAGGCCATGCAGGCCCCGTCGGTCGGCGGCGTCATGCTGCCTCGCGGCAACGGACAGGCTGTCCGGCTGTCGCGCGGTGCCTCGCTCACCGACTTCGCGGAGAAGATCAACGCCAACCCGGCGTCGCTCGTCGCCGTGATGATGAACCTCGGCGAGATGGTCACGGCGACGCAGTCCGTCTCCGACGAGACGCTCCGGCTTCTCGCGGACGAGATGAACTACGTCCTGGAGATCGTCAGCCCCGAGGAGGAGGACCGCGAGCTGCTCGAGTCCTTCGACATCGAGTTCGGCGAGGACGAGGGCGGCGAAGAGGCCCTGGTCTCGCGTCCGCCGGTCGTGACCGTCATGGGTCACGTCGACCACGGTAAGACCCGACTGCTGGACGCGATCCGCAAGACGAACGTCGTTGCGGGCGAGGCCGGCGGCATCACGCAGCACATCGGTGCGTACCAGGTCTCCTCCGAGGTCAACGGCGAGGACCGCCGGATCACCTTCATCGACACCCCGGGTCACGAGGCGTTCACCGCCATGCGTGCACGTGGTGCGAAGTCGACCGACATCGCGATCCTCGTGGTGGCGGCCAACGACGGTGTGATGCCCCAGACGATCGAGGCGCTGAACCACGCCAAGGCGGCCGAGGTGCCGATCGTGGTCGCGGTCAACAAGATCGACGTCGAGGGTGCCGACCCGACCAAGGTGCGCGGTCAGCTCACCGAGTTCGGTCTGGTGGCCGAGGAGTACGGCGGCGACACGATGTTCGTCGACATCTCCGCCAAGCAGGGCCTCAACATCGAGGCACTGCTGGAGGCCGTCGTCCTCACCGCCGACGCCTCGCTCGACCTGCGGGCCAACCCGGAGCAGGACGCGCAGGGTATTGCGATCGAGTCCCACCTCGACCGCGGCCGCGGTGCCGTTGCGACCGTCCTGGTCCAGCGAGGCACGCTGCGGGTCGGCGACACGATGGTCGTCGGCGACGCCTACGGCCGAGTCCGCGCGATGCTCGACGACAAGGGCGAGAACGTCGAGGAAGCGGGTCCCTCGACCCCCGTCCTCGTGCTGGGTCTCACCAACGTCCCGGGCGCCGGCGACAACTTCCTGGTCGTCGACGAGGACCGTACGGCCCGTCAGATCGCCGAGAAGCGTGCCGCTCGTGAGCGCAACGCCAACTTCGCCCGCAAGGGTGTCCGGTTCTCCCTGGAGAACCTGGACGAGGCGCTCAAGGCCGGTCTGGTCCAGGAACTCAACCTCATCATCAAGGGCGACGCGTCCGGTTCGGTGGAGGCTCTCGAGTCCTCGCTGCTCCAGCTCGACGTCGGTGAAGAGGTCGACATCCGGGTCCTGCACCGCGGTGTGGGTGCGGTCACCGAGTCGGACATCGACCTGGCGACCGGCTCCGACGCCATCGTGATCGGCTTCAACGTGCGCGCCGCAGGGCGTGCCGCGCAGATGGCCGAGCGCGAAGGCGTGGACGTCCGGTACTACTCGGTCATCTACCAGGCGATCGAAGAGATCGAAGCGGCCCTCAAGGGCATGCTCAAGCCGGAGTACGAAGAGGTCGAGCTCGGTACGGCGGAGATCCGCGAGATCTTCCGCTCGTCCAAGCTGGGCAACATCGCCGGTGTGCTGGTCCGGTCCGGCGAGGTCAAGCGCAACACCAAGGCGCGCCTGCTGCGCGATGGCAAGGTCATCGCGGAGAGCCTCAACATCTCCGGTCTGCGCCGCTTCAAGGACGACGTCACCGAGATCCGCGAAGGCTTCGAGGGCGGTATCAACCTCGGAAACTTCAACGACATCAAGATCGACGACGTCATCGCGACGTACGAGATGCGCGAGAAGCCGCGCGGCTGA
- the truB gene encoding tRNA pseudouridine(55) synthase TruB has product MTQQNNRTPDGLVIVDKPSGFTSHDVVAKMRGIARTRRVGHAGTLDPMATGVLVLGVERATKLLGHLALTEKEYLGTIRLGQDTITDDAEGEIISSTDASGVTREGIDAGVAALSGPIMQVPSKVSAIKIDGKRSYARVRGGEEFEIPARPVTVSSFAVHDVREAVAEDGTPVVDLVVSVVCSSGTYIRALARDLGAGLGVGGHLTALRRTRVGPYGLDAARTLEAHQEELTVMPVAEAAASAFPRWDVDEKRAKLLLNGVRLDMPAYPPGPVGVFGPDGSFLVLVEEQKGKAKSLAVFA; this is encoded by the coding sequence ATGACACAGCAGAACAACAGGACGCCGGACGGCCTTGTCATTGTCGACAAGCCGTCCGGCTTCACTTCGCACGACGTCGTCGCCAAGATGCGCGGCATCGCCCGTACCCGACGCGTCGGGCACGCCGGCACGCTCGATCCGATGGCGACCGGTGTGCTCGTGCTCGGCGTCGAGAGGGCCACCAAGCTCCTGGGCCATCTCGCGCTGACCGAGAAGGAGTACCTCGGCACGATCCGGCTCGGGCAGGACACCATCACCGATGACGCGGAGGGCGAGATCATCTCGTCCACCGATGCCTCGGGTGTGACGCGGGAGGGCATCGACGCCGGGGTGGCCGCGCTGAGCGGCCCGATCATGCAGGTGCCGTCCAAGGTCAGCGCCATCAAGATCGACGGCAAGCGTTCGTACGCGCGGGTGCGCGGCGGCGAGGAGTTCGAGATCCCGGCCCGTCCGGTGACCGTCTCGTCCTTCGCCGTCCACGACGTCCGTGAGGCGGTCGCCGAGGACGGGACCCCGGTCGTCGACCTCGTCGTCTCCGTCGTCTGCTCCTCCGGTACGTACATCCGCGCCCTGGCCCGGGACCTCGGTGCCGGGCTCGGTGTGGGCGGGCACCTCACCGCGCTGCGGCGCACCCGGGTCGGCCCGTACGGGCTGGACGCGGCGAGGACGCTGGAGGCCCACCAGGAGGAGCTGACCGTGATGCCGGTCGCGGAGGCGGCGGCCTCCGCGTTCCCCCGCTGGGACGTGGACGAGAAGCGGGCCAAGCTGCTGCTCAACGGCGTCCGGCTGGACATGCCCGCGTATCCGCCGGGACCGGTCGGGGTCTTCGGGCCCGACGGGTCGTTCCTGGTGCTGGTCGAGGAGCAGAAGGGCAAGGCCAAGAGCCTCGCCGTCTTCGCCTGA